Proteins from one Mercurialis annua linkage group LG7, ddMerAnnu1.2, whole genome shotgun sequence genomic window:
- the LOC126657583 gene encoding uncharacterized protein LOC126657583: MGKLLCDSATAVPEKTFQDPSPAVGVVVPELHWRDASNGGSLEDNVTRTVTWNDVIGLEEQQKRHLQKLHAKGVLWKQPNNGESPPRSVVFRLSHGGEVSSDGNCLFTASQRAMMAREIDARDLRRRTVQRFTEDYGSATEKEKETINEAIKHMYSPDLKNGWGIHVVQELKLLAAKSDRVALDSSIEELVQIGMQRELAAESIYKERCTAVDDGISWAKYMGVSGSPEEDEYDIITLQYTEEGLLSVDENRLGYAAAFGDDIAIECLATEFKREIYVVQAHGSDAMVDEENCVFFLPHRPRSEICDLPFFLFMKGTGWCGAGADHYEPLIAHPSSLVSSEKVALVL; encoded by the exons atggggaaattacTATGTGATTCAGCGACGGCGGTTCCAGAGAAGACATTTCAAGATCCGTCGCCGGCGGTGGGGGTGGTGGTGCCGGAGCTTCATTGGAGAGATGCCAGCAACGGTGGTTCACTCGAAGATAATGTAACTCGGACCGTCACGTGGAACGATGTGATTGGATTAGAGGAGCAACAGAAACGTCATTTACAGAAGCTTCACGCCAAAGGCGTATTATGGAAACAACCAAACAACGGCGAATCACCGCCAAGATCGGTGGTTTTCCGTCTTTCTCACGGCGGAGAGGTTTCTTCCGACGGAAACTGTCTCTTCACGGCGTCTCAAAGAGCTATGATGGCGCGTGAGATAGACGCGCGAGATCTGAGGCGACGGACGGTACAGCGGTTCACGGAGGATTACGGATCCGCAACGGAAAAGGAGAAGGAAACGATAAATGAGGCTATAAAGCACATGTATTCACCAGATCTGAAGAACGGCTGGGGTATTCACGTGGTTCAAGAACTCAAACTTTTAGCGGCAAAATCTGATCGCGTCGCCTTAGATTCTTCGATTGAAGAGCTCGTTCAGATCGGCATGcaaag GGAATTAGCGGCGGAATCGATATATAAAGAGAGATGTACGGCGGTGGATGACGGAATAAGCTGGGCGAAGTATATGGGTGTGAGTGGGTCGCCGGAGGAAGATGAATATGATATAATAACATTGCAATATACGGAGGAGGGTTTGTTATCTGTTGATGAGAATAGATTGGGTTATGCTGCTGCTTTTGGCGACGACATTGCTATTGAATGTCTTGCTACTGAGTTTAAACGCGAGATTTACGTG GTGCAAGCACATGGATCTGATGCAATGGTTGATGAGGAAAATTGCGTTTTCTTCCTTCCACATCGTCCACGGAGTGAAATTTGTGATCTTCCTTTCTTTCTATTTATGAAAGGAACAG GATGGTGTGGTGCGGGAGCTGATCATTACGAGCCATTGATTGCTCATCCTTCGTCTCTTGTTTCGAGTGAGAAAGTTGCTTTAGTACTTTGA
- the LOC126657275 gene encoding heavy metal-associated isoprenylated plant protein 8 → MGKKTQQSGGKNQGNGGHKVEEKSEAKNEEKKNNNNGNKEVVLKVYIHCEGCAKKAFNCLRGFEGVEEIVIENANHKVIVKGKNVDPMKVLVRLQKKYSRNVELISPKPKTEDVKEKKVEQKKEEPKMKIIVLKMYMHCEGCALDIKRNIVRMEGIMSVEPDMKKSIVVIKGIFDPPKLVQKISKRLGKHVEIVKQETQDKGNGKNEAQKKEKKEENALVYPPQYHINYIDPSFIFSDENVFSCSIM, encoded by the exons ATGGGAAAG AAAACCCAGCAAAGTGGCGGGAAAAATCAAGGCAATGGAGGGCATAAGGTGGAAGAGAAAAGTGAagcaaaaaatgaagaaaagaaaaataataataatggaaataAAGAGGTTGTGCTAAAAGTTTATATTCATTGCGAAGGATGTGCTAAGAAGGCGTTCAATTGCTTAAGAGGGTTTGAag GTGTTGAAGAAATTGTAATTGAAAATGCAAACCACAAAGTGATTGTGAAGGGTAAAAATGTGGATCCAATGAAGGTTTTAGTGAGACTTCAAAAGAAGTATAGTAGAAATGTAGAATTGATTTCTCCTAAACCAAAAACAGAAGATGTTAAAGAGAAAAAAGTGGAGCAAAAGAAAGAAGAG CCTAAGATGAAAATTATAGTGCTCAAGATGTACATGCATTGTGAAGGATGTGCACTTGATATCAAGAGAAACATAGTGAGGATGGAag GCATTATGAGTGTAGAACCAGATATGAAGAAGTCAATAGTAGTCATAAAAGGGATATTTGATCCACCAAAATTAGTACAAAAGATTAGCAAGAGATTGGGAAAGCATGTAGAGATTGTGAAGCAAGAGACTCAAGATAAAGGAAATGGCAAAAATGAAgctcaaaagaaagaaaaaaaagaagaaaatgcgTTGGTTTATCCTCCACAATATCATATAAATTATATCGATCCTTCATTCATATTTAGCGATGAAAATGTATTTTCTTGTTCAATCATGTAA
- the LOC126655056 gene encoding uncharacterized protein LOC126655056 has protein sequence MSGVTLATVPQNEPSGAGNKAATKPATATTQESMMGGVMGSLRVIELQLVAFIMVFSASGLVPLFDLVFPAFASAYLLILSRLAFPSRGGSGSSTREIFQASRLFRLYVIVGTTVGLFLPLAYVLGGFARGDDHAVRSATPHLFLLSFQILSENIISGLSLFSPPVRALVPLLYTVRRIFVILDWMHDVWINKTLPANAHATDVAWYWFGRSLAAANLLYFSINLFGFLIPRFLPRAFEKYFQERDEIHSKMAEDKRSAFTNRAQSADKKSD, from the exons ATGTCAGGTGTAACTCTTGCTACAGTTCCGCAAAATGAACCTTCCGGTGCCGGAAATAAAGCAGCGACCAAACCCGCCACCGCAACGACGCAGGAGTCGATGATGGGTGGCGTAATGGGATCACTCCGTGTGATAGAGCTTCAATTAGTTGCTTTCATAATGGTTTTCTCAGCCAGTGGCCTTGTCCCGCTCTTCGATCTCGTCTTCCCCGCCTTCGCGTCGGCTTATCTGTTGATACTATCCCGATTAGCCTTCCCGTCGCGTGGCGGAAGCGGTTCGAGTACCCGGGAGATTTTCCAGGCGAGTAGATTGTTCCGATTGTATGTCATTGTTGGAACCACCGTCGGGTTGTTCTTGCCGCTCGCGTACGTTTTAGGCGGATTCGCTAGGGGCGATGATCATGCTGTTCGGTCCGCCACGCCTCATTTGTTCCTGCTGTCGTTTCAAATACTTTCGGAAAATATTATTAGTGGGCTGTCGTTGTTTTCGCCGCCGGTGAGAGCGCTGGTGCCGTTGCTTTATACGGTTAGGAGGATCTTTGTTATTCTTGACTGGATGCATGATGTGTGGATTAATAAGACTTTACCGGCTAATGCACATGCTACG GACGTTGCTTGGTATTGGTTTGGAAGGAGCCTAGCAGCAGCAAATCTGTTATACTTTTCGATCAATCTTTTCGGGTTTTTGATTCCTCGTTTCCTGCCTCGGGCATTCGAGAAGTATTTCCAGGAGAGAGATGAAATTCACTCGAAGATGGCGGAGGATAAACGTTCTGCTTTCACTAACAGAGCTCAATCGGCAGACAAGAAGTCCGACTAG
- the LOC126655249 gene encoding uncharacterized protein LOC126655249 translates to MKLKNKGKVYPSPSSSPSSNSRPGADDFISVLNILPATILTLASVLSLQDREVLAYMITRSLKTTTTAATSATAQDSKKKLPKSSPSLPSGGAAHKSPLFDCDCFECYTSYWFRWDSSVNRELIHQVIEAFEEHLTNGELLKKNGKNKRRDKTGRRVSDKPVIDVLTRPDIREPAEVTVKSVIAPSDDVFPADGAEVKGNEETAAQLVVEVSEELTVVVKSPPADGVNHHKGLARKVLPDVLGLFNSRLWHLWNPNV, encoded by the coding sequence ATGAAGCTCAAAAACAAAGGCAAAGTCTACCCATCTCCGTCGTCGTCTCCGTCTTCTAATTCAAGACCCGGCGCTGATGACTTCATCTCCGTACTCAACATTTTACCCGCCACTATTCTCACTCTAGCCTCCGTTCTTTCTCTTCAAGACCGTGAAGTTCTTGCTTACATGATCACCCGCTCTCTCAAAaccaccaccaccgccgccacctCCGCCACCGCTCAAGACTCCAAGAAAAAGTTACCCAAGAGCTCGCCGTCGCTACCCAGCGGAGGCGCCGCCCATAAGTCTCCGTTGTTCGACTGTGATTGCTTTGAGTGTTACACAAGCTACTGGTTTAGATGGGATTCTTCTGTTAACCGTGAGCTTATTCATCAAGTTATCGAAGCTTTTGAAGAGCATTTAACCAACGGTGAACTGTTAAAAAAGAACGGTAAAAATAAAAGAAGGGATAAAACGGGTCGTCGGGTTAGTGATAAACCGGTTATTGATGTTCTGACTCGACCCGATATACGAGAACCGGCTGAGGTTACTGTTAAGTCTGTTATTGCTCCAAGTGATGACGTGTTTCCGGCTGATGGAGCTGAAGTGAAAGGAAATGAAGAGACGGCGGCGCAGCTGGTTGTGGAGGTTTCCGAGGAATTGACGGTGGTTGTAAAGTCGCCTCCGGCTGATGGAGTTAACCACCATAAGGGTTTGGCGAGGAAGGTATTACCGGACGTGTTAGGGTTATTTAATTCTCGTTTATGGCACCTTTGGAATCCGAATGTTTAA